One window from the genome of Sesamum indicum cultivar Zhongzhi No. 13 linkage group LG15, S_indicum_v1.0, whole genome shotgun sequence encodes:
- the LOC105178343 gene encoding uncharacterized protein LOC105178343 has protein sequence MEMSIPFSASLRRQWRRRGYNRLSPTNRRNLKVARLGAGRNRSWRLRLAPKLRLIRLAASPFKLWYKLKNAYINMMLRFAASAGYSNTSSVFGAKRIPKARGAPMAYSRTEFENRLVFEIYKSVVASLELGYSSQHLS, from the coding sequence ATGGAAATGAGCATCCCATTCAGTGCAAGTCTGAGGAGGCAGTGGAGAAGAAGAGGTTACAACAGATTGTCACCTACAAACAGAAGAAACCTCAAAGTAGCCAGGCTCGGAGCCGGCAGGAATCGCTCATGGCGCCTCAGGCTCGCTCCGAAGCTGCGCCTCATCAGGCTGGCTGCTTCGCCCTTCAAACTCTGGTACAAACTCAAAAACGCTTACATCAACATGATGCTGAGGTTCGCCGCCAGCGCCGGCTACTCCAACACCTCCAGTGTGTTCGGCGCGAAGAGGATCCCGAAAGCTCGCGGCGCGCCCATGGCCTATTCGAGGACTGAGTTTGAGAACAGGCTGGTTTTTGAGATATACAAGTCCGTGGTGGCTTCTCTCGAGCTGGGTTACAGCAGCCAACACTTGTCatga